In the genome of Salvelinus sp. IW2-2015 linkage group LG25, ASM291031v2, whole genome shotgun sequence, one region contains:
- the cyp17a1 gene encoding steroid 17-alpha-hydroxylase/17,20 lyase: MAWFLCMCVFSVVGLGLLLLQAKLRRSLETRGAPPSLPAFPLIGSLLSLRSNQAPHVLFQKLQQKYGQTYSLMMGAHTVILVNHHQHAKEVLLKKGKIFAGRPRTVTTDMLTRDGKDIAFADYGATWRFHRKTVHGALCMFGEGSASIEKIICREALSLCDTLRESGSASLDLSPELTRAVTNVVCSLCFSSSYCRGDPEFEAMLEFNQGIVDTVAKDSLVDIFPWLQVFPNADLRILKQCVSIRDKLLQKKYEEHKLDYSDHEQRDLLDALLRAKRSAENNNTAEITTETVGLSEDHLLMTVGDIFGAGVETTSTVLKWAIAYLIHHPQVQKRIQEELDSVVGGDRTPQLSDRGSLPYLEATIREVLRIRPVAPLLIPHVAQTDTSIGKFTVRKGDRIIINLWSLHHDEKEWKNPEMFDPGRFLNEEGTGLCIPSPSYLPFGAGVRVCLGEALAKMEIFLFLSWILQRLTMSVSPGQPLPSLEGKFGVVLQPVKYKVNATPRAGWEKSLLQTS, encoded by the exons ATGGCGTGgtttttgtgcatgtgtgtattctCTGTGGTCGGGCTGGGTCTACTGCTCTTGCAGGCGAAACTTCGAAGGTCCCTGGAGACCAGAGGGGCCCCCCCGAGCCTGCCCGCGTTCCCACTCATCGGGAGCCTGTTGAGCCTGCGAAGCAATCAGGCACCGCATGTCCTCTTCCAGAAGCTGCAGCAGAAGTATGGACAGACCTATTCTCTCATGATGGGCGCACACACAGTCATCCTTGTCAACCACCACCAGCACGCCAAAGAGGTCCTCCTTAAAAAGGGGAAAATCTTTGCAGGGAGACCCAGAACA GTAACCACAGACATGTTGACGAGGGACGGTAAAGATATTGCCTTTGCAGACTACGGTGCCACTTGGAGATTTCATCGTAAAACAGTGCATGGAGCCTTGTGTATGTTTGGTGAGGGCTCTGCCTCCATCGAGAAGATTA tatgTAGGGAAGCCCTCTCCCTGTGTGACACTCTGCGAGAGTCAGGGAGTGCATCGTTGGACTTGTCCCCAGAGCTGACAAGAGCTGTCACCAACGtggtctgctctctctgcttcaGCTCCTCCTATTGCCGCGGCGACCCCGAGTTTGAGGCCATGCTGGAGTTCAACCAGGGCATTGTGGATACGGTCGCTAAGGACAGTCTGGTGGACATCTTCCCATGGCTACAG GTCTTCCCCAACGCAGACCTGCGTATCCTAAAGCAGTGTGTGTCAATCAGAGACAAGCTGCTTCAGAAGAAATACGAGGAACACAAG TTGGACTACAGCGATCATGAACAGAGAGACCTGCTGGACGCCCTGCTAAGGGCCAAACGCAGTGCTGAGAACAACAACACCGCCGAGATCACCACGGAGACTGTGGGCCTTAGTGAAGACCACCTGCTCATGACCGTGGGTGACATATTTGGAGCCGGAGTGGAAACCACGTCAACGGTCCTAAAATGGGCAATTGCCTACCTCATCCACCATCCACAGGTACAAAAGCGAATTCAGGAGGAGCTGGACAGTGTGGTGGGGGGAGACAGAACCCCCCAGCTCAGTGACAGAGGGAGCCTGCCCTACCTGGAGGCCACCATTAGAGAGGTGTTACGCATCCGGCCTGTTGCCCCTCTACTCATCCCCCATGTAGCCCAAACAgacaccag TATTGGCAAGTTCACTGTTAGGAAAGGTGATCGCATCATCATCAACTTGTGGTCCCTGCATCACGATGAGAAAGAGTGGAAGaacccagagatgtttgatcctG GTCGCTTCCTGAACGAGGAGGGGACAGGTCTGTGCATCCCCTCACCCAGCTACTTGCCGTTTGGGGCAGGGGTGAGAGTGTGTCTGGGGGAGGCGCTGGCTAAGATGgagatcttcctcttcctctcctggatCCTTCAGCGTTTAACTATGTCCGTGTCCCCGGGCCAGCCACTGCCCAGCCTGGAAGGAAAGTTTGGGGTAGTCCTCCAGCCGGTCAAATACAAGGTCAATGCCACACCAAGAGCAGGCTGGGAGAAGAGCCTTCTCCAGACAtcttag
- the borcs7 gene encoding BLOC-1-related complex subunit 7 — translation MAAAESQPRFGQSVKGLLSDKVGSCSGDVIALTRQVLKGSRSQELLGQAARNMVIQEDAILHSEDSLRKMSIITTHLQYQQEAIQKNVEHSKNLQDQLRHLLK, via the exons ATGGCTGCTGCGGAGTCGCAACCACGGTTTGGTCAATCTGTCAAAGGATTATTGTCCGATAAAGTGGGCTCCTGCAGCGGGGATGTGATCGCCCTGACTCGCCAGGTGCTAAAGGGATCACGGAGTCAAGAG CTCCTGGGACAGGCTGCCAGAAACATGGTCATTCAGGAGGACGCCATTCTGCACTCAGAGGAT AGTTTGAGAAAAATGTCCATCATCACCACCCATTTGCAATATCA ACAAGAGGCCATCCAGAAGAA TGTGGAACACTCCAAAAACCTCCAGGATCAACTGAGGCATTTACTGAAGTGA
- the nt5c2a gene encoding 5'-nucleotidase, cytosolic IIa isoform X1, protein MTSWSDRLQNFADLPANMDGLAMKKYRREAYHSFPRELAQYHPAMRVFVNRSLAMEKIKCFGFDMDYTLAVYKSPEYESLGFDLTVERLIHIGYPQELLNFVYDPAFPTRGLLFDTMHGNLLKVDAYGNILVCAHGFNFMRGPEIREMYPNKFIQRGDTDRFYILNTLFNLPETYLFACLVDFFTNCPKYTSCETGFKNGDLFMSYKSMFQDVRDAVDWVHLKGSLKEKTVENLEKYVVKDGKLPLLLSRMNEVAKVFLATNSDYKYTEKIMTYLFDFPHGPKVGMPHRPWQSYFDLILVDARKPVFFGEGTVLRQVDTTTGRLKIGTYTGPLQHGIVYSGGSSDIVCDLLGAKGKDIVYIGDHIFGDILKSKKRQGWRTFLVIPELAQELHVWTDKSSLFEELQSLDIFLAELYKNLDSSSNERPDISSLQRRIKKVTHDMDMCYGMMGSLFRSGSRQTLFASQVMRYADLYAASFINLLYYPFSYLFRAAHVLMPHESTVEHAHVDINDTESPLATRNRHSVDLLELDCKRHQLTRSISEIQPPNLFPQTPQEITHCHDEDDDEEEEEEEDFQRSFQMELFGPHLRD, encoded by the exons ATGACGTCATGGAGCGACCGCTTACAGAACTTTGCAGACCTCCCAGCCAACATGGACGGCTTGGCCATGAAGAAGTATCGGCGTGAGGCCTACCACAG CTTTCCAAGGGAACTGGCCCAATACCATCCTGCAATGAG AGTTTTTGTGAACAGAAGCTTGGCAATGGAGAAGATTAAGTGCTTTGGTTTTGATATGGACTACACTCTGGCAG TGTATAAATCACCTGAGTACGAGTCGCTGGGATTTGACCTGACCGTGGAACGTCTCATCCACATCGGTTACCCACAGGAGCTGCTCAACTTTGTCTACGACCCCGCTTTCCCCACCAG AGGCCTGTTGTTTGACACGATGCACGGGAATCTGCTCAAGGTCGACGCATACGGCAACATCCTGGTCTGTGCCCACGGCTTCAACTTCATGAGGGG GCCTGAGATCAGGGAGATGTACCCCAACAAGTTTATCCAGCGTGGAGACACTGACCGCTTCTACATTCTGAACACACTGTTCAACCTCCCTG AAACCTACCTCTTTGCTTGTCTGGTTGATTTCTTCACCAACTGCCCCAAATACACAAG CTGCGAGACTGGCTTTAAGAATGGAGACCTCTTCATGTCCTACAAGAGCATGTTTCAGGATGTCCGTGATGCTGTGGACTGGGTCCACTTGAAG GGATCTTTGAAAGAAAAAACGGTGGAAAACCTGGAAAAGTATGTGGTCAAGGAT GGGAAGCTCCCTCTACTCCTGAGTCGGATGAATGAAGTGGCCAAGGTGTTCCTGGCCACCAACAGTGACTACAAATACACAGAG AAAATAATGACATACCTGTTTGACTTCCCCCATGGTCCGAAG GTGGGAATGCCCCATCGGCCCTGGCAGTCCTACTTTGACCTGATCTTAGTAGATGCCCGCAAACCCGTGTTCTTCGGAGAGGGGACAGTGCTACGGCAGGTCGACaca ACCACAGGCCGGCTGAAGATTGGCACATACACAGGACCGCTGCAGCACGGCATCGTGTACTCTGGAG gTTCCTCTGACATAGTGTGTGACCTGCTGGGGGCCAAAGGGAAGGACATAGTATACATTGGGGACCACATCTTTGGGGACATCCTCAAGTCCAAAAAACGCCAGGGATGGAGGACCTTCTTGGTGATCCCTGAACTGGCTCAGGAGCTGCACGTGTGGACTGACAAGAGCT CTCTGTTTGAGGAGCTCCAGTCTCTGGACATCTTCCTGGCAGAGCTCTATAA AAATCTTGACAGCAGCAGCAACGAGAGACCTGATATCAGTTCCCTCCAGCGCAGgatcaag AAAGTGACCCATGACATGGACATGTGCTATGGGATGATGGGCAGTCTGTTCCGCAGTGGCTCCAGGCAGACTCTGTTTGCGTCACAGGTGATGCGCTATGCTGACCTGTACGCTGCCTCCTTCATCAACCTCCTCTACTACCCATTCAGCTACCTGTTCAGAGCAGCACACGTACTG ATGCCCCATGAGTCGACGGTTGAGCACGCCCACGTGGACATCAACGATACCGAGTCGCCCCTGGCAACCCGTAACCGCCACTCCGTGGACCTGTTGGAGTTAGACTGTAAGAGGCACCAGCTGACCCGCTCCATAAGTGAGATCCAGCCCCCAAACCTGTTCCCACAGACCCCCCAGGAGATCACCCACTGCCACGATGAAGATGAtgacgaggaagaggaagaggaggaaga TTTCCAGAGAAGTTTCCAGATGGAGCTCTTCGGACCACACCTAAGAGACTGA
- the nt5c2a gene encoding 5'-nucleotidase, cytosolic IIa isoform X2, protein MTSWSDRLQNFADLPANMDGLAMKKYRREAYHRVFVNRSLAMEKIKCFGFDMDYTLAVYKSPEYESLGFDLTVERLIHIGYPQELLNFVYDPAFPTRGLLFDTMHGNLLKVDAYGNILVCAHGFNFMRGPEIREMYPNKFIQRGDTDRFYILNTLFNLPETYLFACLVDFFTNCPKYTSCETGFKNGDLFMSYKSMFQDVRDAVDWVHLKGSLKEKTVENLEKYVVKDGKLPLLLSRMNEVAKVFLATNSDYKYTEKIMTYLFDFPHGPKVGMPHRPWQSYFDLILVDARKPVFFGEGTVLRQVDTTTGRLKIGTYTGPLQHGIVYSGGSSDIVCDLLGAKGKDIVYIGDHIFGDILKSKKRQGWRTFLVIPELAQELHVWTDKSSLFEELQSLDIFLAELYKNLDSSSNERPDISSLQRRIKKVTHDMDMCYGMMGSLFRSGSRQTLFASQVMRYADLYAASFINLLYYPFSYLFRAAHVLMPHESTVEHAHVDINDTESPLATRNRHSVDLLELDCKRHQLTRSISEIQPPNLFPQTPQEITHCHDEDDDEEEEEEEDFQRSFQMELFGPHLRD, encoded by the exons ATGACGTCATGGAGCGACCGCTTACAGAACTTTGCAGACCTCCCAGCCAACATGGACGGCTTGGCCATGAAGAAGTATCGGCGTGAGGCCTACCACAG AGTTTTTGTGAACAGAAGCTTGGCAATGGAGAAGATTAAGTGCTTTGGTTTTGATATGGACTACACTCTGGCAG TGTATAAATCACCTGAGTACGAGTCGCTGGGATTTGACCTGACCGTGGAACGTCTCATCCACATCGGTTACCCACAGGAGCTGCTCAACTTTGTCTACGACCCCGCTTTCCCCACCAG AGGCCTGTTGTTTGACACGATGCACGGGAATCTGCTCAAGGTCGACGCATACGGCAACATCCTGGTCTGTGCCCACGGCTTCAACTTCATGAGGGG GCCTGAGATCAGGGAGATGTACCCCAACAAGTTTATCCAGCGTGGAGACACTGACCGCTTCTACATTCTGAACACACTGTTCAACCTCCCTG AAACCTACCTCTTTGCTTGTCTGGTTGATTTCTTCACCAACTGCCCCAAATACACAAG CTGCGAGACTGGCTTTAAGAATGGAGACCTCTTCATGTCCTACAAGAGCATGTTTCAGGATGTCCGTGATGCTGTGGACTGGGTCCACTTGAAG GGATCTTTGAAAGAAAAAACGGTGGAAAACCTGGAAAAGTATGTGGTCAAGGAT GGGAAGCTCCCTCTACTCCTGAGTCGGATGAATGAAGTGGCCAAGGTGTTCCTGGCCACCAACAGTGACTACAAATACACAGAG AAAATAATGACATACCTGTTTGACTTCCCCCATGGTCCGAAG GTGGGAATGCCCCATCGGCCCTGGCAGTCCTACTTTGACCTGATCTTAGTAGATGCCCGCAAACCCGTGTTCTTCGGAGAGGGGACAGTGCTACGGCAGGTCGACaca ACCACAGGCCGGCTGAAGATTGGCACATACACAGGACCGCTGCAGCACGGCATCGTGTACTCTGGAG gTTCCTCTGACATAGTGTGTGACCTGCTGGGGGCCAAAGGGAAGGACATAGTATACATTGGGGACCACATCTTTGGGGACATCCTCAAGTCCAAAAAACGCCAGGGATGGAGGACCTTCTTGGTGATCCCTGAACTGGCTCAGGAGCTGCACGTGTGGACTGACAAGAGCT CTCTGTTTGAGGAGCTCCAGTCTCTGGACATCTTCCTGGCAGAGCTCTATAA AAATCTTGACAGCAGCAGCAACGAGAGACCTGATATCAGTTCCCTCCAGCGCAGgatcaag AAAGTGACCCATGACATGGACATGTGCTATGGGATGATGGGCAGTCTGTTCCGCAGTGGCTCCAGGCAGACTCTGTTTGCGTCACAGGTGATGCGCTATGCTGACCTGTACGCTGCCTCCTTCATCAACCTCCTCTACTACCCATTCAGCTACCTGTTCAGAGCAGCACACGTACTG ATGCCCCATGAGTCGACGGTTGAGCACGCCCACGTGGACATCAACGATACCGAGTCGCCCCTGGCAACCCGTAACCGCCACTCCGTGGACCTGTTGGAGTTAGACTGTAAGAGGCACCAGCTGACCCGCTCCATAAGTGAGATCCAGCCCCCAAACCTGTTCCCACAGACCCCCCAGGAGATCACCCACTGCCACGATGAAGATGAtgacgaggaagaggaagaggaggaaga TTTCCAGAGAAGTTTCCAGATGGAGCTCTTCGGACCACACCTAAGAGACTGA
- the inaa gene encoding internexin neuronal intermediate filament protein, alpha a, protein MNYGSDHYTSSSYRKXFGDAPRFSPSTSRMSSPSASSRSSVSSTSYRSAVSLPRSNASSLGYYRRTGQSSSFSTVPGDSLELTQSSVLSNELKVTRTNEKEQLQGLNDRFAMFIEKVRTLEQQNKVLETELVTLRQRQHEPSRIADLYHQEMRELRAQVEEIGSEKXHILIDRDNLEEDLHKLRAKYEEEIRAREEAEQTLRSFKKDVDDATMARLDLERKVEGLLDEISFLRKVHDEEVAELSCMVQAAHVSVEVELAKPDLTSALKEIRNQYETLAFKNLHSAEEWYKSKFANLNEQATRSNEAMRASREEINEFRRQLQSKTIELETLRGINESLERQIRETEDGHNLEIAGLQDTIGHLDNDLRNIKNDMAQHLREYQDLLNVKMALDIEIAAYRKLLEGEETHFSTGILFGASNHGTSHFGYQPRASSYARSTNKEKEAAQKDGFKEITEEKVEKSDEADINSNN, encoded by the exons ATGAACTACGGATCTGACCACTATACCTCGTCGTCCTACCGAAAGATRTTCGGGGACGCCCCTCGTTTCTCACCCTCAACCTCTCGTATGAGCAGTCCCTCCGCCTCCTCCCGCAGTTCTGTGTCCTCCACCAGTTACAGGTCTGCYGTGTCTCTCCCCCGCAGCAATGCGTCATCGCTGGGCTACTACAGAAGGACCGGTCAGTCTTCTTCCTTTTCGACGGTTCCAGGTGACAGCCTCGAATTGACTCAATCCTCCGTCCTCAGCAATGAGTTGAAAGTCACCCGAACCAATGAGAAAGAACAACTGCAGGGTCTCAATGACCGCTTCGCCATGTTCATCGAGAAAGTGCGTACCCTGGAGCAGCAGAACAAAGTCTTGGAGACGGAGCTGGTGACTCTGCGCCAGAGGCAGCACGAGCCATCCCGCATCGCGGACCTATACCACCAGGAGATGCGCGAGCTTCGCGCGCAAGTGGAGGAGATCGGCAGCGAGAAAGRCCACATTCTCATCGATAGGGACAACTTAGAAGAAGACCTGCACAAGCTTAGGGCCAAATATGAGGAGGAGATAAGGGCGCGCGAGGAGGCTGAGCAGACCCTGCGGTCGTTCAAAAAAGACGTGGATGACGCCACCATGGCGCGGCTGGATCTAGAGCGCAAAGTGGAGGGCCTCCTGGATGAGATATCCTTCCTGAGGAAGGTCCACGACGAGGAGGTGGCCGAACTGAGCTGTATGGTKCAGGCAGCTCATGTGTCAGTCGAGGTAGAGCTGGCCAAACCCGACCTCACCTCGGCTCTGAAAGAGATCCGCAATCAGTACGAGACTCTGGCTTTTAAGAACCTGCACTCCGCGGAAGAGTGGTATAAATCCAAGTTTGCCAATCTCAACGAGCAGGCCACCAGGAGCAATGAGGCAATGCGGGCCAGCAGGGAGGAGATCAACGAATTCAGGAGACAACTGCAGTCCAAGACAATTGAGTTGGAGACCCTACGTGGCATCAACGAGTCTTTGGAACGGCAGATTCGAGAGACAGAAGATGGACACAATCTTGAAATCGCAGGTTTGCAG GATACCATTGGGCACCTGGACAATGATTTGCGGAACATCAAGAATGACATGGCTCAGCATCTTCGAGAGTACCAGGATCTGCTCAATGTAAAAATGGCTCTGGACATTGAAATAGCTGCCTACAG AAAACTGCTGGAGGGAGAGGAAACTCACTTTAGCACAGGAATATTATTCGGCGCCTCGAACCATGGCACCAGTCACTTTGGATACCAGCCACGTGCCTCAAGCTATGCACGGAGTACCAATAAGGAGAAAGAGGCTGCTCAGAAAGATGGCTTCAAGGAGATCACTGAGGAAAAAGTGGAGAAGAGCGATGAAGCAGATATCAACTCAAACAACTAG